In Halobaculum limi, one DNA window encodes the following:
- a CDS encoding glycosyltransferase, with amino-acid sequence MALDTVSVSIIVPVYNDATGIAQTIESLLKLNHTPAEILIIDNNSTDNTRDVIRQSAGNHDHIQLLVEDQVQGSYAARNRGIEYATGDVLVFLDADETVTSDWLGAAVRALIDQDVDYLGCNVELTLGQHTYVGKYNVRTGFPIKEYIQKQHYAPTCALLVRKQVFNQIGSFDSRLISGGDKEFGERAYEAGYKQGYTDSATVYHPARTQFKSLAKKNIRVGRGFCQLQRHYPERYGNPGIPPRPEGPTTSSGNGKEPTSTQVVFFVLSIVMLAFRGFGYYYEFISSRKTD; translated from the coding sequence ATGGCCCTCGACACCGTTTCTGTCTCAATTATTGTTCCAGTATATAATGATGCTACAGGGATAGCACAAACTATCGAGTCTTTGCTGAAATTGAATCACACCCCTGCAGAAATCCTAATCATCGACAACAACTCCACGGACAACACTCGAGATGTGATTCGCCAGAGTGCTGGAAACCACGACCACATCCAACTGCTTGTTGAAGATCAAGTACAGGGATCCTATGCAGCTCGAAATAGAGGAATAGAGTACGCAACGGGCGATGTCCTCGTCTTTCTGGATGCTGACGAGACTGTAACTAGTGACTGGCTGGGCGCTGCCGTCAGAGCATTAATTGATCAAGATGTCGACTACCTCGGCTGTAATGTGGAGCTCACGCTCGGCCAACACACGTACGTTGGAAAGTATAACGTTCGGACTGGCTTCCCGATCAAAGAATACATACAGAAACAACATTATGCACCAACTTGTGCTCTCCTTGTTCGAAAACAGGTATTTAATCAGATAGGCTCATTCGATAGCCGACTTATTTCAGGCGGTGATAAAGAATTTGGCGAGCGTGCCTATGAGGCGGGCTATAAGCAAGGGTATACCGATAGTGCAACCGTCTATCATCCTGCACGCACTCAATTCAAATCGCTTGCAAAAAAGAACATCCGTGTGGGTCGGGGATTTTGCCAATTACAGCGTCACTATCCTGAACGGTACGGAAATCCGGGAATCCCACCACGCCCTGAAGGCCCCACTACCAGCAGCGGTAACGGTAAAGAACCAACGTCGACGCAAGTTGTGTTCTTCGTTCTATCTATTGTTATGCTTGCCTTCCGTGGTTTTGGCTATTATTATGAGTTCATCTCCAGTCGAAAGACGGATTGA
- a CDS encoding oligosaccharyl transferase, archaeosortase A system-associated, with the protein MSRSDSDTAPDGGSSPASVSGLDYDFSGKSATDILRDFYHVPALLAVIAVMLWIRLQSYSNFIRDGEVYFSGNDAWYHLRQVEYTVANWPFTMPYDPWTYYPFGTNAAQFGTLYDQLVATAALVVGLGSPSETLVAQTLLVAPAVFGALVAIPTYLIGKRLGGRLGGLFSAVILMLLPGTFLRRGLVGFADHNVAEPLFQGLAVVALMIALAVAQRDRPIWELAQAREWDELKPTTAWSALAGVAVSLYLFVWPPGVLLIGIFGVYVIYQVVSAHAGETSSPDHVAFVAAVSMGVTTLLLLLNLETTGFSPTDYGLLQPFASASVAVAAIGLAWGARILNAADDERLREFGFPGAILGLSVVGVLALLFVDLSVFVTIRTNLLRFVGFSAGAETRTIGEAQPFLQSGLVQYYGGFGVVLAEYGFAFLTATAAAVWLLVKPLWKRGTTGDYYYLGGSAAVLLLIFVGGPVFNSVASGLGFSPQVAGLALVALLVFGAVARIHYDAEHLFVFVWAAFITAAAFTQVRFNYYLAVSVAALNAYFLKEILAVIGINFAEGLSLPDIKTYQYIAVAMAVLVVLGPVLVVPLSLGNSGSPSIDRTGTAVGVGNNTGPGSVTIWDENLQWMNENTPAEGNLEGAGNADELEYYGTYERPADSDYDYAEGTYGVMSWWDYGHWITTRGERIPHANPFQQGATTAANFLLAPSEERAGEVLAGIDDDGEAEQMRYVMVDWQMVTVGSKFGAPVVFYDDENVSASDFYSPTLRAQQTAQGTQYGVAFYDREQRYYESMMVRLYKHHGSRAEPTVNTLFGERVVVFDYDTVSANDGTTYKVLPQGENATAIRTFANMSAAQQFVEEDGTAQIGGVGAYPREPVPALEHYRLVSTTNTSAYAAGDYQRSVLRQSQSLGLRPSLLQQTQPQWVKTFEKVPGATIEGSGADPNETVTATVRLQVPNGGTGGNASTFTYTQETTAGPDGNFEFTVPYSTVGYDEYGPENGYTNVSVRAVDGYTITGEVRSNESGYILRNQGNVNVSEGLVNGDMDGSASVDLSESVLRVPEGAQNDSASNNTTENTSALPSEFDSLNANGLDAATATAADSPDAVGVDDGLAAEPFEIRAPTSRSIAP; encoded by the coding sequence ATGAGTCGCAGCGACAGTGACACGGCTCCGGATGGAGGATCGTCCCCAGCCTCCGTTTCGGGGTTAGACTACGACTTCTCGGGAAAGTCCGCCACGGACATCCTCCGAGACTTCTATCACGTCCCAGCCCTGCTCGCAGTGATTGCGGTGATGCTGTGGATTCGTCTCCAATCGTACAGTAACTTCATTCGAGACGGCGAGGTCTACTTCTCGGGCAACGACGCTTGGTACCACCTCCGTCAAGTTGAGTATACAGTTGCGAACTGGCCGTTCACGATGCCATATGACCCCTGGACGTACTACCCGTTCGGCACCAACGCTGCCCAGTTCGGTACGCTGTATGATCAGCTGGTCGCGACGGCGGCGTTAGTCGTCGGCCTCGGGTCACCCTCCGAGACGCTCGTGGCGCAGACGTTGCTCGTCGCGCCTGCAGTATTCGGCGCGCTTGTTGCTATCCCGACGTACCTCATTGGGAAGCGCCTCGGCGGCCGGCTCGGTGGCCTCTTCAGCGCCGTCATTCTGATGCTGCTTCCGGGAACGTTCCTCCGCCGAGGCCTCGTCGGTTTCGCAGATCACAACGTCGCAGAACCTCTATTCCAGGGTCTTGCAGTCGTTGCGTTGATGATCGCACTGGCGGTCGCTCAGCGTGACCGGCCTATCTGGGAACTCGCCCAAGCACGTGAGTGGGACGAACTCAAGCCGACTACAGCGTGGAGCGCACTAGCTGGCGTCGCGGTCTCGCTATACCTGTTCGTGTGGCCTCCGGGCGTCCTCCTCATTGGTATCTTTGGGGTCTATGTCATCTACCAGGTCGTGAGCGCCCACGCTGGTGAAACATCCTCCCCAGACCACGTGGCGTTTGTCGCTGCTGTCTCGATGGGAGTGACGACGCTGCTACTGCTACTTAACCTTGAGACGACTGGATTTAGCCCGACTGATTACGGGCTGCTGCAGCCATTTGCCTCGGCCAGTGTCGCCGTCGCTGCTATAGGATTAGCGTGGGGCGCCCGTATCCTGAACGCAGCAGATGACGAACGTCTCCGCGAGTTCGGCTTCCCCGGTGCGATTCTTGGGCTGTCGGTGGTCGGCGTCCTTGCGCTGTTGTTCGTTGACCTCTCGGTGTTTGTCACGATCCGGACGAACCTCCTGCGATTCGTCGGCTTCTCAGCGGGCGCGGAGACGCGAACCATCGGCGAGGCTCAGCCATTCCTTCAGTCTGGTTTAGTCCAGTATTACGGCGGCTTTGGCGTCGTACTTGCGGAGTACGGCTTTGCGTTCCTCACCGCAACTGCAGCGGCCGTGTGGCTCCTAGTAAAACCACTCTGGAAGCGCGGCACTACGGGTGACTACTACTACCTTGGCGGTTCAGCGGCGGTGTTGCTGTTAATCTTCGTCGGCGGCCCCGTGTTCAACAGCGTCGCGAGCGGCCTCGGATTCAGTCCGCAGGTGGCTGGCCTCGCACTGGTCGCCCTCCTCGTGTTCGGCGCAGTCGCGCGTATTCACTACGACGCCGAACACTTGTTCGTGTTCGTCTGGGCGGCGTTCATCACTGCCGCGGCGTTCACGCAGGTGCGCTTCAACTACTACCTCGCTGTCTCTGTGGCGGCGCTGAACGCGTACTTCCTGAAAGAAATCCTCGCAGTCATCGGCATCAACTTCGCGGAAGGACTCTCACTTCCGGACATCAAGACATACCAGTACATCGCCGTCGCGATGGCAGTGCTGGTCGTCTTGGGTCCGGTACTCGTCGTGCCGCTGTCGCTGGGTAACAGCGGCAGTCCCTCCATCGACCGCACGGGCACCGCCGTCGGCGTCGGCAACAATACCGGCCCTGGGTCGGTCACCATCTGGGATGAGAATCTCCAGTGGATGAATGAGAATACGCCCGCAGAGGGTAACCTCGAGGGTGCAGGTAACGCCGACGAGTTAGAGTACTACGGCACCTACGAGCGTCCTGCAGACAGTGACTACGATTACGCTGAGGGAACCTACGGCGTGATGTCGTGGTGGGACTACGGCCACTGGATCACGACGCGCGGCGAGCGCATCCCGCACGCTAACCCGTTCCAGCAGGGGGCGACTACGGCCGCGAACTTCCTGCTTGCACCGAGCGAAGAGCGTGCAGGTGAGGTCCTCGCTGGCATTGACGACGACGGCGAGGCCGAACAGATGCGATATGTGATGGTCGACTGGCAGATGGTCACCGTCGGCTCGAAGTTCGGCGCACCCGTCGTCTTCTACGACGACGAGAACGTCTCCGCGTCAGACTTCTATTCGCCAACGCTGCGCGCCCAGCAGACTGCACAGGGAACGCAGTACGGCGTGGCGTTCTACGACCGCGAACAGCGGTACTACGAGAGTATGATGGTTCGGCTGTACAAGCACCACGGGAGTCGGGCCGAACCGACGGTCAACACGCTGTTCGGTGAGCGTGTCGTCGTCTTCGACTACGACACCGTCTCCGCGAACGACGGAACGACGTACAAAGTGCTCCCACAAGGAGAGAACGCGACTGCCATTCGGACGTTCGCGAATATGAGCGCCGCTCAGCAGTTCGTCGAGGAAGACGGCACCGCACAAATCGGTGGTGTCGGGGCGTACCCGCGCGAGCCCGTGCCAGCGCTGGAACACTACCGCCTCGTGAGCACGACGAACACGTCGGCGTACGCTGCCGGCGATTACCAGCGGAGCGTCCTCCGTCAGTCGCAGTCGCTCGGCCTGCGTCCGTCGCTGCTCCAGCAGACGCAGCCGCAGTGGGTAAAAACGTTCGAGAAGGTGCCCGGTGCGACCATCGAAGGCTCGGGTGCAGACCCCAACGAAACGGTGACTGCGACGGTCCGCCTGCAGGTGCCGAACGGCGGCACCGGTGGCAACGCTTCGACGTTCACGTACACCCAAGAGACGACCGCTGGGCCTGACGGGAACTTCGAGTTCACCGTTCCGTACTCGACGGTTGGCTACGACGAGTACGGCCCTGAAAACGGCTACACCAACGTGAGTGTACGCGCCGTCGACGGCTACACCATCACCGGCGAGGTTCGCTCGAATGAGAGCGGCTACATCCTCCGCAACCAAGGGAACGTGAACGTGAGCGAGGGCCTCGTCAACGGCGATATGGATGGAAGCGCGTCGGTCGACCTCAGCGAGAGCGTCCTGCGTGTGCCCGAGGGTGCACAGAACGATTCTGCGTCGAACAACACGACCGAGAACACGAGTGCACTTCCCAGCGAGTTCGACTCGCTGAACGCGAACGGGCTTGACGCCGCCACCGCGACGGCGGCCGACTCACCTGACGCGGTCGGCGTTGACGACGGCCTCGCTGCCGAACCGTTTGAGATTCGCGCACCAACCAGCCGCAGTATCGCTCCGTAG
- the aglJ gene encoding S-layer glycoprotein N-glycosyltransferase AglJ codes for MTDDVCVLLPTYDEAATVADVVTDFRSHGYEDILVIDGGSTDDTRALARDAGARVEIQSGTGKGQAIREAVRKYVDAEYVLMADADGTYEAADADAMLTPLREGTAEHVIGDRFANMHDDAMTSLNSVGNTIFNSLFSLVHHEDYGDILSGYRAFTRDSFGRLRLTADGFGIETEMAVECARHGVRTTVVPITYLPRPDGSDTNLHPVKDGGIILMAIYRQAKTSNPLFYFGSAGGVAGIAGMLIASYVAYDWFVNGISHNVLAIVAGVGIILGVQLLIFGVLSDLVVTLHQETLDRVRRVERATSPQGDAAVDAAPSSEDGEQRADPPEPER; via the coding sequence ATGACTGACGACGTCTGCGTCCTCCTCCCCACGTACGACGAAGCCGCTACCGTTGCGGACGTCGTCACCGACTTTCGATCTCACGGCTACGAAGATATTCTTGTCATTGACGGTGGGTCAACAGACGACACTCGTGCCTTGGCTCGTGATGCCGGCGCACGTGTTGAGATTCAATCCGGCACTGGAAAAGGACAAGCCATTCGTGAGGCCGTTCGTAAGTACGTTGATGCAGAATATGTTCTAATGGCAGACGCAGACGGTACATATGAGGCAGCCGATGCTGACGCGATGCTCACCCCGCTCCGTGAGGGGACCGCTGAACACGTTATTGGCGACCGGTTTGCCAATATGCATGATGACGCGATGACGAGCCTGAACAGCGTTGGCAATACTATCTTTAACAGTTTGTTCTCGCTTGTTCACCACGAAGACTACGGCGACATTCTCTCTGGTTACCGCGCTTTCACACGTGACTCCTTCGGGCGACTCCGTCTCACGGCTGATGGGTTCGGTATCGAGACTGAGATGGCTGTCGAGTGTGCGCGGCACGGCGTCCGCACGACTGTCGTCCCAATCACGTACTTGCCACGTCCAGATGGGTCCGATACAAATCTCCATCCGGTGAAAGATGGTGGCATCATCCTGATGGCAATTTATCGGCAGGCAAAGACATCGAACCCGCTGTTTTACTTCGGGAGCGCTGGCGGTGTTGCCGGTATTGCAGGGATGCTCATTGCCTCCTACGTTGCATACGACTGGTTTGTGAATGGGATTTCACACAACGTCCTTGCGATCGTTGCTGGTGTTGGGATCATTCTTGGGGTACAGTTACTCATCTTCGGCGTTCTCTCTGACCTCGTTGTTACACTCCACCAGGAGACTCTCGATCGCGTCCGACGCGTAGAGCGTGCAACAAGCCCGCAGGGAGATGCTGCTGTCGATGCGGCACCTTCCAGCGAAGACGGCGAGCAGCGTGCAGATCCCCCAGAGCCAGAACGATGA
- the aglG gene encoding glucosyl-dolichyl phosphate glucuronosyltransferase has protein sequence MEVSVVVCTYAMDRYEAFSETVESAYAQTYDSVEVVLVVDGNEAVFDRVREDFSDRPNTVIHCNDENRGISYSRTKGAELASGEIVAFIDDDAVAEEDWVANLVDVYESTDAIAVGGDVRPDWQVAKPDFFPEEFYWLVGVVEPGFAEDGEEVRNTYGSNISYRREQFLEVGGYDPNTGRKGDKHLQAHEAPVGIRLLNTFGKGMIFTESAIVHHKLFEYRGEFTWLVFRSFWQGYSKRVMDLLYPNAPDNKSAYLNQLMMHFVPKRLSALIRSPSIAGVKQLLTIFVFTAVVGLGYLYATLTPGVVEKANS, from the coding sequence ATGGAAGTCTCTGTCGTCGTGTGTACGTACGCGATGGACCGATATGAGGCGTTTTCGGAGACCGTTGAGAGCGCGTACGCACAGACGTACGACTCTGTTGAGGTCGTCCTCGTCGTTGACGGAAACGAAGCGGTGTTCGACCGAGTCCGCGAGGATTTCAGCGACCGACCGAATACAGTCATTCACTGCAACGACGAGAACCGCGGCATCTCCTACAGTAGGACAAAAGGCGCCGAGCTCGCTAGCGGCGAGATTGTCGCCTTTATTGATGATGACGCTGTCGCTGAAGAAGATTGGGTCGCGAACCTCGTCGACGTGTACGAGTCTACTGACGCCATCGCTGTCGGTGGGGACGTCCGCCCTGACTGGCAGGTTGCCAAACCTGACTTCTTCCCGGAAGAATTCTATTGGTTGGTTGGGGTCGTCGAACCGGGGTTCGCTGAGGACGGTGAAGAGGTGCGTAATACCTACGGCTCGAATATTTCGTACCGCCGCGAGCAGTTCCTCGAGGTTGGCGGTTACGACCCTAACACTGGGCGTAAGGGTGACAAACACCTACAAGCACACGAAGCCCCGGTCGGGATTCGACTTTTGAACACATTTGGGAAAGGGATGATATTCACCGAGAGTGCTATTGTTCACCACAAGTTGTTCGAGTACCGGGGTGAGTTCACTTGGCTGGTCTTTCGATCGTTCTGGCAGGGGTATTCGAAGCGGGTAATGGACCTCTTGTATCCAAATGCGCCAGATAACAAGAGCGCATATCTCAACCAACTAATGATGCATTTCGTACCCAAACGACTTTCAGCATTGATTCGTTCACCGTCAATTGCGGGAGTCAAGCAGTTGCTCACGATCTTTGTATTCACCGCGGTCGTTGGGCTTGGCTATCTATATGCAACTCTGACTCCGGGTGTGGTCGAAAAAGCTAATTCGTAA
- a CDS encoding DUF368 domain-containing protein: MSVDDDLANDVGAVGAYLRGVAMGAADAVPGVSGGTIALITGIYDRLITAFTSASPALVRRVLSDLVSDPADLKTVFREVDGAFLLALGAGIATAILTVTRALDIALETIPVLTYGFFFGLIGASAVVLRGELVLNTRGRIAAAIVGVVVAFVASGSASAALGTSVAATFFAGAVAVSAMILPGISGSLLLVILGQYERMTSALSAFVDALLATLTGGSTATVVETGVPVVAFLSGGVVGLLTVAHTVRAALSARREATLAFLVGLIVGALRAPVVRVTEAVGSWTLTIGGEFALAAAVGAVLVVGVERAAGGIDID, encoded by the coding sequence ATGTCGGTTGATGACGACCTCGCGAACGACGTCGGCGCGGTCGGTGCGTACCTCCGTGGCGTCGCAATGGGGGCGGCAGACGCTGTCCCCGGTGTCTCCGGCGGCACAATCGCGCTGATCACCGGTATCTACGACCGCCTGATCACGGCGTTCACCTCGGCGTCACCAGCGCTTGTGCGTCGTGTCCTCTCGGATCTGGTGTCCGACCCAGCCGACCTCAAGACGGTGTTTCGTGAGGTCGATGGCGCGTTCTTGCTCGCGTTGGGTGCGGGCATCGCAACAGCTATCCTCACCGTAACCCGCGCGCTTGACATCGCTTTAGAGACGATTCCAGTACTGACCTACGGGTTCTTCTTCGGCCTAATCGGAGCCTCGGCAGTCGTCTTACGTGGCGAACTCGTCTTGAATACGCGTGGCCGGATCGCTGCCGCAATCGTGGGCGTCGTCGTCGCGTTCGTCGCCTCTGGAAGCGCAAGCGCCGCGCTCGGTACCTCGGTCGCGGCAACATTCTTCGCAGGCGCAGTCGCAGTGAGCGCGATGATCCTCCCTGGTATCTCCGGATCGCTGTTGCTCGTTATCCTCGGCCAGTACGAACGGATGACGAGTGCGCTGTCGGCGTTCGTTGACGCCCTCCTGGCAACACTCACAGGCGGGTCAACGGCGACCGTCGTCGAGACGGGCGTACCCGTCGTCGCCTTCCTCTCCGGCGGTGTCGTTGGCCTGTTGACGGTCGCCCACACCGTGCGCGCGGCGCTGTCAGCCCGTCGGGAGGCGACGCTGGCGTTCCTCGTCGGACTCATCGTGGGTGCGCTTCGTGCCCCTGTCGTCAGAGTCACCGAGGCGGTCGGCAGCTGGACACTCACCATCGGCGGTGAGTTCGCCCTCGCCGCTGCAGTGGGAGCTGTACTTGTCGTCGGCGTCGAACGCGCTGCCGGCGGCATCGACATTGACTGA
- a CDS encoding ribbon-helix-helix domain-containing protein — protein sequence MTDYTTVSIPKDLAERVEDTIEGTSFSSTSDLVRFLLRSIVIQHQKRGSLSEAEFEEITDQLRDLGYLE from the coding sequence GTGACTGACTACACCACCGTCTCCATCCCGAAAGACCTCGCAGAGCGCGTCGAAGACACCATTGAGGGGACGAGTTTCTCCTCGACGTCGGACCTGGTTCGGTTCCTCCTGCGCAGCATCGTCATCCAGCATCAGAAGCGCGGGTCGCTCTCGGAGGCCGAGTTCGAGGAGATAACAGACCAACTCCGCGACTTGGGCTACTTGGAGTAG
- a CDS encoding DUF371 domain-containing protein, producing the protein MSDETADTAVREVIVRAEGHEHVSAEHTSTFEVTSDDWLTPAGDCILAVDADTTPADVPQSFVEACRSHEATITAEFAAADATQTVEGHGHPDLTFEGNRSMVGRTSEYVDERTIMIGADAAATDFHRRLVTALERGAPLTMTLRVEP; encoded by the coding sequence ATGAGTGATGAGACCGCCGACACTGCGGTCCGCGAGGTAATCGTTCGCGCCGAAGGACACGAACACGTCTCTGCCGAGCACACCAGTACGTTCGAAGTGACGAGCGACGACTGGCTCACCCCCGCGGGCGACTGCATTCTCGCAGTCGACGCCGACACCACCCCCGCAGACGTGCCACAGTCGTTCGTCGAAGCGTGTCGAAGTCACGAGGCGACGATCACCGCTGAATTCGCCGCGGCCGATGCGACACAGACGGTCGAGGGGCACGGTCATCCGGACCTCACCTTCGAGGGCAACCGGAGTATGGTCGGGCGAACAAGCGAGTACGTTGATGAGCGAACCATTATGATCGGCGCGGACGCGGCCGCCACGGACTTCCACCGCCGACTCGTCACGGCGTTGGAACGGGGCGCACCGCTGACGATGACGCTGCGTGTCGAACCGTGA